GTGTTTGATGGCTCTCCAAGCGGATGCTATGAAAGCCGGGGATGTCCCGGCCCAAGTCCCTTGGATAAGCATAGTCAAGAAAAGAGGCTTGAAGGGCATTATTCATCATGATTTTTGAGCTGCCAAATTCAACGGGATGTATACCGCAGTAAAGCGTGGGAAGCTCTTGCTTAAACCCCTGAAATTTATTGATGTTAGGCCGGACATATACATCAGTGACTGCAGCGGGATTGATATGATTGGCAATGAATTCAGTGCGCTTTGCCGTATTTAATTCAAAGTCATCGCTAGGGAAATCACCCGGCATATTGCGGTCGCTAATCCAATCGTAGCGAAAAAATGCCCGGGTATTTTTATCTTCACTCTGTGCACGCCCAATTCCTTGCAGTCTCCAGCGCGTCATCCGTTTATTGGGGTCAAAATCAGCCCAAAACGTGTCGTGAGCTAAATAACTTTTAGATTTAAATGAAAGAGCGCTCTTTTTGGACTTGTAGTCCGTTTCAAAAGCTCCGCCAAATCCGCGATTGACTCTAAAATCGAAGCGAAAAAACAAACTCGCCTCTTCCCAAGAATAGATGCGATAGCGCATTGAAAACTTTGGACCCTGCCCGCGATCCCAAGTGACATTATAGCGGATCGAAGTGTCTTGGAATAGATCGAGATTGGCTTTAAAGACGGGGAGATAAAAAATAGGAATGCGGGCTACGCGAAATTTTGTTGCTTTTGCCCTCAAAAGAGCGGGATCTTCGAGTTTGATTTCTTTAGCAATAATGTCATACTCGGGGGGATCTGTCTCACTCGCCGTTAAAAAAGCATTTTGGATGGTAATTGATCGGCTTGCATCGAAGGTGATTGTATCACCGCCAATGATCCATAATCCATCATATGTTTTCCCTTGGATCAAAGTCCCCGAGGCTTCTTTGATATTGTAATAAAAGTCTTTCCCAATGAAAACGCGCTTATCATAAATCAGCATTAAATCACCATGCGCCTTGATTGTTCCCTCAATTTGGTTGTAGGTGATTTCTCGAGCTTGGAGGTGAAGCACCTCATTTTTAATCACTCCTCCATGCGATGTGGATAAAACGGAGCGCTCTAAAGTGGGGTCTCTGAGACGAATATCTAATCCGCATTCCTCACACATTCGAGTCGAATTGTCTTCAGGCGTTTGACAATAGCCTAGGTTAGCAAGGCACAAGGATGTAAATAATACGCAATGCGAAAAATAACGTAACCTCGACTTTGTACAATTTTCAGCGCGATTTTCACAATCTTTTAACATACAATCAGTTACCAATTCCTGTAATGGCGTGTTCAAGCCGATTGCAGGAATTGGTAACTGATTGTATGTCAAAATCTTGCAAAACTTGCGTCCGAAAAATGTACAAAGTCGAGGTAACGGCATTCACTTCATCGATCATGAAAATTATAATGCGACTATCATCTCTAGAAAAGGTGTTTTTTTCAATGAATAGCTAATAGAAGAAGTCCACCGAGAGCGGGTCGATTCTTTATATTGCCGTCTTTTAAAGCATTTAAAATGCAATCGATGCTTAAAGTTTCGTGTTTTCGTGCAATCGCTTCAAAAGATTCAACAAGAAGAGCAGAGTTTTCTTCGGGCGTCAAATGATAGTTCGATGTGATCTCAACATCGAGCGTGCGAGGAGCAATGGGCCGAAAACGGATGAGCTCCGTTCCTTTTTGCTCATTGATCCAACTTAAAAACTTTTCACCATATTCACCGGCATTGCCGAGTCGATAAAGACCTAAAAGGCAATAGGAGCGAATGAGGGGAGACCCTATTCTGTTCGCGTTGTATTGTAAAAGAGTGATCGCCTCATCGGTGTGGATGTTTTCAAGTAGACGGACAACTAATGGGATAAGTTGTTGTTGTCCTCGGTCGAAAATCTCTTTTGCAAGGGAGATAAAACCTGAGTTAGGAAGCTCCATGGCTTGCATCAGCATTTCTTCTTTGAGATTCCATGTGATTGAAGGGAGATCAACTTGCAGCTTTTCTGCCTGTTGGGTTGCAGAAGGGACGGGACGCCATGCAATAAAAGCCCTTCCCAATGAAAAATTGGGGATAAACCCAATGTCGCTCATATCTCGAATTAAAAACTGCATTAAAGAGGGGAGCGATCTCGGATCGCGTTTTCTCAGAAGAGCCATTACAGCATTGAGCTGAATCATCGGATCTTCATTCTGGGAAAGGTTGTAGAGAAGGTCTTCGGTGAGTGGGAGGTCGCTGAGCATTTGGATGGCAAAGGGATTGCCCGTCATGGCCATTTCTTGGATTTTAATAGCCATCGACTCGTCACCTAAGCGAAAAAGAGATAATAGAGCGGCAAGTCTGACTCCTTCATAGGGAGAGTCTAAAAGTTCTTTGAGCACTTCAATGCTGCTTGAATCGTTTAAAAAACCAACGACAAGCGCAGAGGCTTCCCTTTCTGCCGGGTTGGGATGGCTCAGGGCTGTCTTCACATCGGGAAGGAGATCATCCCGCATATATTTAGCAACGGAGAGAAGGGCAGATAATCTGACTTGTAAATCCCGATCGGCGATTAAAGCTTTCAATGCCGAAGTTGCCTCCGGAGAGTCGAGAGAGGCAAAAAAATCGGGAAAAAAAACCTTGAACTCATGGGGGAGCATGCGCATGAGGGAGTCGGTATGGGCAAGGGCTAATTTTGAGCGGCGCGCAGTGAGGTGATGAAGTGTTTCTAGGCGGATCATTAAAAATTCCGACGACATTCCTTTTGCAATGAGGTCGTCAATCGCATCATTATTCATGCGAGAGAGGAGCTGAAGCGCAACGAGTTGCACATTAGGATGGGGATTTCTCACGGCATGTTCCAGAAAGTTTTCAACACGAGCTAAACTTGAGATGGCGGCGCCATATAAACTAATCATTCCCGTTTCCAAGTCTTTGCTTGCACAACCTTGTTCAATTAAAATGCGCCCAATCTCTTCTAAGATTTCAAAATCATGTAGGCCGGTTTCTTGATGGTAGTTCTGATAGGCTTCGATTGCCCGTTCAACTTTTCCTGCACTCATTAAAAATAAAACATGCCTTGGATCGATATCGCTCCATAAGAGCGAGAGGGAAGAAAGAACGGTTAAGCAGAAGGTTTTATATATTGCCATATATCAATTCTCATTTTGACGAGGAGATCTCGTGTTGCATTCATGGGAAGGCCCATGACGTTATAAAAGCAGCCATCGATATTTTTAATCAATAGCGATCCGATGCCCTGAATCGCGTAACTCCCTGCCTTGTCTAAGACATCGACGTGTTTGATATAGGCTTTGATTTGCTCGGTGTTGAGTTGATTAAATTCGACAATTGTCGATTCAGAGGCAGTATGCACCTCATTTCCTCTGCGAATGGCAACCCCCGTCACAACTTCGTGTTTCTTGCCGTTGAGACGCGTCAGCATCTCATAAGCCTCCTCAAATGAGGAGGGTTTATTCAGAACGTCTCGCCCAAAAAAAACGGCGGTATCGGCCGTTAAAATGACCGAATCAGGATAGTCTCGTGCTAGAGCGCTCCCTTTTTCAACAGCAATTGTTTCGACATAGTCGCGAGCAAATCCCTGAAAGGGAACGGAGCGTTCATCAAAGATAGAACCTGCGACTTGAAAAGGAATGGAAAAAAAAGAAAAAATTTCTTGGCGACGTTGAGATTTTGAACCTAAAATAATCATAACTGAAAAATTAGCATACATCCACTTGACGTCAATGCTAATGCAGATCTCAATTAAAATCTATGATCAGGATCATTTAAAGTTTGATGGAGATAGTGGATGATATGTCTCCATGTGTAGTCATGCCCCGATCTTTCAATTTCGGCTCTAATAGAGCCTGTAGAAAGAAGAGGAGATTCTTTAAAGGCTACGTCTAGTAAAGCGTGATACCCTTTGAACAAATCAAACTCAGAGGGCATGATTTTTTTTGCCGGATCGTCAATCAGAGAAACTAATGCGCTAACGTGTTGTCGTAGTCTCTCCATTAGTTTTTTAGCAAAAGAGACTGCCGAAGTATCGGATAAGAAAATATCAAGGAGAGCATTCCATTGAGGGAGCTTATTTTTAAAATGCATGACCTCATCGGTCATTAGCCCTGATGCTTTGGCTGCTTCTATAAGAGCAGTATGCTTTTCAGGAGAGGGTTGTTTAAGTCGATAAAGAGCGTCTGTCATATCGTCTGCTGAACATAGGCTACGAGGCATATTGTCATTGAAAATTTTCCTCCAAGCTTCGATGCTTTCTGGAGTGGGACTACCAATTTTCCCCTCAATGATAAGACCTTTTGCTATTGCTTGGTTTTTAATTTTCTCTTTAATTTCCGGACTGTTCGGAAGAGAGGCTTTGATAAAAATGGCAATCCAGTCAGCTTTTTGACCGGCAGTTGATAGTTGTATTTTGCGCTCGCTGAGCAATTTCTTGTCTTCTGCCTGCTTGGTGATACGGGCATAAACTGACGGACTTGAGTCTCTAAGCTCTTGTAGCTTCATTGCAATATCTCGCTCACTCAAATCTGATTTCAAATCGGGATCTAAAAGAATCTGATGTGCCGGTGTAAAAGAGAGGTGCTCTCTTTTGCATTGATATTGAGCTCCGACTCTTTCGATCTCTAATGCAGGACGTGTTGAAACCAATTCAGCGTCTCGACCGGTTGCAGCTGCTTCAGCTCTTGGAGGGGCTAGAGGAAGATTTCTTGCACTATAAAGTCTTGGATCCGGTTCGGCATCCTGAGTTGAGGCCCGTGAGGGGCCGCGAGGCGGAGTTGGGCTTCTTGAAGTCGCAGCTGCCGCAGCCGGCATTGCGTCCGATGAAGGAAGGTGGTCTCGAGTTCCTCTTTGAGGAGGTCTTGAAGTTGCAGCTGCAGAGGCAGGTTCTGCTACAGAAGGGCTACTATCCTTTAGCGTAAATGGAAATAACTGGGTGCCCCCAGGTGTAAGATCGCCCGGATGCATCACGGTTAGTAGCGAGCTCAGTTGATCAAGATTGAGTCTTTTTGAAATCATAGCTTTTGCGTCTTCCATGCGCCCAAAGACTCTAAGAGAGAGTATGTCATGGGGGTCATACAATCGGTATGAGACCTCGCCATCTTTTCGTGTAACAACAATTGAAGAATAATAGCCACCATTTTGGAAGATGACTCCGATGCTCTTGTCGTCATTTCCGGGAAGATGTTTTTCAACTAGGGTATTCAATGCGCACTCATAGGCAAGTTTAGGAGCCTCATGTAAGGAGTCACCATCGTCACTCTGACCAACCCCTATGCAATCACGATCATAGTTAATTTCTTCGTATTGAGGTTTCGCGTCGTTATCCCAATGTAAGAGAGGTTCACTATAATCACTTCGGCTATATGTGAACTTAGCATATTTTCGTGCGCCGGCTTCTGTCGCTTGGTCAATACATTCAGGAGTAAAAAAATCATCCTCCTTATCAGCGTGCTTTAAGAGGAAAAGAGCTCCTTCAGTCGCTGTAAATGAGCAAGCATTGCATCCGCTAATTTCAACACTAGAGAAACCAAGGTATATGGGAAAAGTAAATCGATATTCCCCTTGGTGCTTTGATCCGTATTGAAGATAAGGGGCAACTGCAGAGGGTTGGCAAAATCTATCAGGTGGGGACACCCCTAATTTATAAGCAAGCTCTTTGATTGTATTTATGGGATCAAGTATAATACTTAAGTTATCGCTATTTCTAGCGGATTCCGGTAATTTGTCTACTCGATCTAAAATTGATTCATAAACCTCAATATTACGGCTGAGTTCGTTTCTTAAGTCTTGAATTGCTGTGTGTGGGAGTTTTTCCTTGGCAAGGATGTTAATCCGTTGATCAAGATCTCCTAAGCTTGAGGAGTCCAAAAAATCTTTTGTGATAGCAAGAAGTGAATCTGCCGTTGGTATATGGGGTCGAGAATTGCTTAGAGCTGCCATAATATAAAATCACCTTTTTATATATTTATTTTAACATATAAGCGATTAAATATGTGGGTATTAGCGTGGGTTTTAGTAAGTTATTTTTGAGTCTAATAGATTGGTAGTCAAAGAGATAGGATTTTACTTTAAACTATTGCTGATCAGGTGCTTGTGGATAAATAAGACGGATGGGGCTTTCGGTTTTTGAGGCCATTTTGTGTAAGATACTGTAAACAAGCTGTTTATGTTTTTGGACCAGTGGAGTAATTGCCTTTCCTCCTCTTCGCCTTCTTCGTGTCCCGGATAGCAGGTGATGGAAATGATGCCTCCGGGGTTAAGGAGTTCTAGGGCTTTTGAGACGCTCTGAAGGGTTGTATTGCCTTGCGTTTTGACCTGTTTATCAGAGCCGGGGAGGTAACCGAGATTGTAGACGATCAGGTGAGGAGAGCAAGGGGGGAGGATTTCATGGGATTGGTGGAGGAAATGGATTGTGGGTTGTTTTTGCTCAAAGGGGGCGTTGGCTAGTCTTTGCCGTGTTGATCGGATTGCATCTTCCTGAATGTCAATACAGTATAGGGATCCTTGGGGGAGGAGAAGAGCGAGGGCAAGTGCGTCGTGGCCATTGCCGCAGGTGGCATCAATAGCCGTATCATTTGGCTTAAGATGCTCTTTCCATAATCGGTGTGTGAGTTCAATGTGTGGCTTCATGGGTAAGCATTGTCTTACTCTTTGATTTAACGGGCAACTTAAAAATCCTATAGCGCTAACATAACCAATCGCTCTCAGAAAAGACAAAATTATAAGAAAGTCGAGTGAAAATACTCTTGCGATCAATTGGTTAAATGCAGTATTGTTTTGACAAATTTCATTCCAAATGGGGTATTAGCTCAGTTGGTTAGAGCGCCACCTTGACATGGTGGAGGTCAGCTGTTCGAGTCAGCTATATCCCATTCATTTGTGTTATTAGATCTATGAAAGCCGTCAGAAAAGACTATATTGCCCCTCAAGTTCTTGCTTATATTGTTAAGTCTCTTTTTTCTCGCACAAAACTCGTTGGAGGCGGATCTAACCCGGTCGCTTTCTATTACCATTTTATTTTTGATTTTGAGTTTTCCGATGAGATCGTGCGCCTTATTGAAGAGAATTTGCGCGCCTTCTTTAATGCGCCTAAAAGCATTGAAATGATGGAAATGATCCCTTCTAATGCGCGCGAGCTTTTGAAGCATCATGGGCACTTCATTCGAGCAGACAGTGCAAGTCAAAGCGCTCTTCCCATTGTTTCCGTCATAAAAATTGAAGAGTTCTATGATCTTGTCGGAGAGGAGTTTATCTGTCAGGTCCCTTTTCAGGTTGCAAAGATTGTCGGCTGGGAGGTCGTTTCCGAGTGGAAAAATCGCCCCGTTGTTCGCATTACTGCCGTAGGGGCTGAGGATCAAAGCGCGCTGAAAGAGAAGATCAAAGCTTACCGCCACGCTCATAAATATAGTCATGAGCTTTTAGGAAAAAAACTGCACTTTTTTTCGATTGAAGAAGACGGGGTATATTGGAGTGATCAAGGGGAAAAAATCAAAACAATTTTGCGCGATACCTGGTATCGAGAATTGAAATATTTCAATGTCGATTTGATTGCAACGCCGGGTTTTGATCCTTTGCAAGAGCGCTTTGATCGTTATCAAGCGCTCCATAAGAAAAAACATCGCCTTGCCGAATGGGGGCTTGTTGATCGAGGCGAGGCAGATGGAGAAGGGTTATTTGCTCTTCCCCAAGGGTTTTGCGATTGCCTTCGCTTTGAAGGGTCTCAAAAAGTGCTTGAGGAAGATTTAAAAAATTGTCTTTGTTTTATCAACTCTCTTTGGGAGCGCTCGGGCCTAGTTCAAGAGCCTTTGAGCGATGTGAGTTTGAGTGCGCTTATGGAGTCTCCTGAGGGCATTTACTTGAGGGTTTTAGACGTCTATGGAAGAGCGCATCCGCTCTCCTTTTTGTCGGTTTCTGCCGTTGGACCTCACACGTTCCAACTCGATGTGAGTGTGTTTTGTGACCTTGAAGCTTTTGTTGCGCTTGTCATCGAGAAAAATGAGGGCGAGATACCTTATTTTTTAAATCCTGTTCAAATTGAAATTGGGTTTTTAAAAAAGGATTTTGAATCAGCTGCCATTGAATTTAAAAATGAATGTGAAAAATTAGGGCTTCGGGTGCGGTTTTATCGCGAAGCGTTTGGGACAAAATCAGAGGCAATTCAAAGGGCGCAGATCTCTCATGCCCCTCACTTTATTGCGCTCATCGATGCTAAGAGCGTGCTGTATCGCTCTTTAGGAAAGAAAAAATTAGAGACGACTTCACTTGAAAAAATCGCAAATTTGTTTTTAATCAGTGCATAAAAGTCGTAGGAAATGTTAGACTTGGGCCAAAGTTTTTTTATCTGAGGTATTTCTACACTTGAGAGTAAACAGAGAAATTAGAGCACCGAAAGTTCGTGTGATTGGATCTGATGGGAAGCAAATTGGAATTATTTCTTCCATGGAAGCGATGAGATTGGCTGAAGAAGAAGGACTGGACTTAGTAGAGATATCTCCTAATGCTAATCCTCCTGTTTGTAAAATTGTTGATTACGGTAAGTTCCGTTACCAGCAGACAAAGAAGGAAAAAGAGAGTAAAAAATCTCAGCATCAGATTAAGGTAAAAGAAATTAAGGTTAAACCCAACATCGATAAACACGATCTCGACATTAAATTAAAACATGCGCGAGATTTTATCGAGAAAGGGTATAAAGTGAAGGTTACTTGTATGTTTCGCGGTCGTGAAGTGATGTTCATCGATTTAGGACATAAAGTGGTCAATTATTTAGTGCAGCACCTCCAGGATGTTGCAACTCCGGAAGGCAATGCAAAAATGTTTGGGAAAAGTCTTCTCGTCATTTTAGCGCCCGGAGCAAAAAAGAATTATAAGCAAGGGAGTCTAAACAGTGACCAAGGTTAAAATGAAATCCTGCAAGGCGATGAAATCCCGTTTTAAAGTGACTGGCACAGGTAAACTTGTCAGACACAAACAAGGGCGTCGTCATATTTTGACAAAAAAATCATCAAAGCATAAGCGCCATCTCGCAGCTCCTGACTTAGTCAAGTCTTCACACTTGGATAAGTATAAGATGATGATGGGCGTAAAGTAAAAGATATTGAGGGAATCCAATGGTAAGAGTAACTAGCTCAACAGCAAGACATCGCAGGAGAAAGCGCCTTTTAAAGAAAGCAAAGGGGTTCTTTGGAGACAGAAAGAATCACCTCCGCTTGACAAAAGATGCTGTTATGAATGCGATGGCTTTCAACTACATTCATAGAAAACAGAAGAAAAGAGAATTCAGATCGCTCTGGATTACACGTATTTCAGTTGCCGCTAAAATTCATGGAATTTCATACAGCAAATTCATGGATGGCTTGAAAAAAGCCGGTTGTTTAATCGACCGCAAAATGCTTTCTGAACTTGCAATTCACGACCCAAAAGGGTTTGCTGCAGTTGTCAATGAAGCGAAAGCAGCTCTGGTATAAATCCGACTGTTTTATCTTGAATAAAAAAACGCTGAACTCAATTATGAGCTCAGCGTTTTTTTATGACTGTATATATTTATCAAATCAACCCCCTTAGCCATTCCTTAGAGCTTTTTCAGAATATATTATCAGAAAAAGAATGGGAGCGGGCATCGAATTACAAGTTCAAAAGAGATCGCCATCGTTTCATTGCCACGAGAGGTTCTTTAAGAGTTCTTCTTTCAAGAGAGCTCAACGTAGATCCTAAACGAATCGAGATATTTTCAAATCCCTTTGGCAAGCCTGAAGTTAAGGGGATGCATTTTAATGTCAGTTACAGTCATGAAAAATCCCTTATTGCAATTTCGTCTTATGGTCCAATTGGGATTGATATCGAATGCTGCCACCCTAAGGTTTGGTCGAAGTCAGCGGAAGATTTTCTTTTTTCAGATGCCGAAAAATCGCATTCCTCTATACTGCTTGAAAATGAAAGAAAAAAATATTTTCTTTCTGTTTGGACAAAAAAAGAAGCTTGGGTGAAGGCGATGGGAATAGGTCTTACGGATCATCTCAATCGACTCGATACTGAAGATCTCCAATGTGAGTGGACTTTCCATCCGCTGCAGTTAGAGGATCCATACATCGCTCACCTTGCAACAACTCGTGAGGAAGCAAATGTGCGCTGCTGCAACTACTGCCTATGAAATGAAATTAGATGTGCTCTATGATAATCGGTCATCTGATGCGAAGATGAGAGAGGGATTTGGCTTTGCATGCTATATTGAGTGGCAAGGAAGAAAAATCTTATTTGATACCGGTGGTAATTTAGAGGCTTATTTAGACAATTTGAGAGAAAAAGGGATTAAACTCGATGAGATAACAGATATTTTCTTTTCCCATAAACACTGGGATCATACAGCCGGTTTTGAAGAAGTATTAAGTCGATTGAAGGAGGGGACTAAAGTGATTTTACCTGCTCCATTTCCCAAATCATTCGATAAAAAAATTCCTCGGGGCCTTCTTGTCATAAGAGTAGATAGCAGTGCTGATCACGGCAGTGATATTCACTCCATCGTATTGAAAGGGGGAGTTTGTGGACTGTACGAGCAGGCTCTTTTCTTAAATCGTGCCGATAAAAAGGGGGTGATTGTTGTCACCGGATGTGCTCATCCCGGGATTATTCGTATCATCAGAGCCGCTCAAGAGAAGTTAGGAGTGCCCGTTTATATGGTGATTGGGGGATTTCATTTGCATCACAGTTGGTCATCGACATCTGCGGCTGTTGTCAAACAATTTAAAGAGCTCGGTGTTGAAAAAGTAGCGCCTTGTCATTGTGCGGGTGTGCGCGCGATGAGTCAATTTAAAGAGGCTTATGGCGAGGACTATATTCTCACTGCAACCGGTACTGAAATAGTCGTTTAGAGCACTTTTTTGCAAATGTCGGCAATTTGATGTAAACACGCATTTTGCAAGATCGAAGAGTGGTCCGTATCGAAGGAATGAATGGCAATATTTCCTCTTGTGATCAAATTCCACCCCCAGTGATCTTCATAACAGTGGGGATGTTCTTTAAGGTGGCTGCTCTTAATTTGGGTTGCTCGCATCAACACAATTGGTAACTCAGAAGTTTTGGGCTGATAATTAATCAGGGCGGAGATGTTATTTTTAAAGACGGCAAAGAGATTGTCCTTTGCCTCGACTTCCATTTGATCCAGGATTCCTTGATATTCTTCTAAAAACCATGTTTGTAGTGTCGCTGCATTTGGGATATTGCGTTTTATCGGTGCAGGGGAATCAATCATAATAAGCGGAAGGAGACTTTCACCCATTTTTTGTAATTGGAGGGCCATTTCATAAGCAACAACACCTCCAAATGACCAGCCTCCTAAGCGATAAGGGCCTGTTTTTTGAGCCTTGCGAATGAGACTCAGATAATGCTCAGCCATTTCTTTTACAGTAGGAAGAAAAGGTCTAGATTCCATATAACCGGGTGATTGAAAAGCATAAATGGGTCCCTTATAATTTAAATGCTCTGCAAATTCAGTATAGCAAAGCGCTCCTCCGCCCGAAGGGTGGACTAAAAATAAAGGAGATTTATCTCCCTCTTCTTTTAAAACGACAAAAGAAGTGTCTTCGTTCTTTTTTTCATTTTCAAGTAGCCCGCGAATCGATCCTTTTTTAAATAGTAGCGAAAGGGGAATAGAAAGGCCCAATTGCTTTTGGCATTGATGAATCATTTGAAAAGCAAGAAATGAGGTTCCGCCCAATGAAAAAAAGTTGTCATTTCTGCTGACTTTTTCTATATGGAGAAGATCTTTCCAAATATTGGCCATTTTGATTTCCATAGATCCAACAGGTTCTTCGTAGACTTCACTTTGATCCTGCACCCTGAGTTGGGCAAGCAGCGTTTTTGTATCGATTTTTCCGTTTGATGTCAGGGGAAAATGATCGAGTTGAACAAATAAAGAGGGGGTCATATAAAATGGCAGGGTAGTTTCAACATGTGATTTCATCCATTCTACATCGATTTTTTGTTCGCTTTTATAAAAGGCAACAATGCGTTTGGCTTCATTTTTGTCTCCGGTTATTCTGACAACAACGCCATCAATGGGATCAAGTGATGCAATAGCTGCTTCGATTTCCTCGAGTTCAATGCGATAGCCTTGAACCTTAACTTGAAGATCTTCTCTTCCTAAAAATTCGATATTTCCATCCGGATGTAGTCGTCCTAAATCTCCGGTCCGATAAAGGCGTTTTCCCGATTTGGGATCAAAGACAAAAGCCTCTTTAGTTTTTTGATCATCGCCGAGATACCCACGAGCGAGTCCTTCTCCTCCGATGTAAATCATTCCGGGGGTAAATAGAGGTTTAGGCTTTAAATTCTCATCTAAAACCATCATTTGTTGGTTGGGAAGAGGTTTTCCATAAGGAATGCTCACCCAAGAGGGATCTACAGTTTCAATAGGATAATCATTTGACCAAATGGAAGCTTCAGTTGCACCGCCTAAGCTGATCACTTGAGCTTTAAAAAATCGGGATATGCGATGAGGCAAAGCTGTAGGGATCCAATCACCGCTCATTAAGATAAGGCGAAGAGATTCATTGCAAAGAGGGGACAGTTCCAAATAATCGATGAGTACTTGCATTAGAGCCGGTGCTGAATTCCATATCGTAATTTGGTGGTTGCCAATGGCATCAATCCAAGCAGAGGGGTTTTTTACTTCGTCATCTGTTGGGATAAAAAGCGATCCCCCATATGATAAAGGGGCAAAAATATCAAAAACTGACAAGTCAAAAGAGAGTGAAGCGAGCGCAATTGAGCGGTCTTTCTCAGAAATTTGATATTTTGAGCCCATCGATTTGATCGTGTTTTTAGCGGCCCGGTGTTCAATCATCACTCCTTTGGGTATGCCTGTTGATCCCGAAGTAAAAATAACATATGCGAGATCATTTGGTTGTTGGATAGGAGTGGGAATAGCAAAATCAGATCCCATCACAACATTTTCTAAGAGGAATGTACGTACGGATAGGTTGAGTTGAAATCCCTTTTGAATCACAGCTCCTTTGCACTGGCTGATAGATAAAATCTGCTCAATTCTTTGTTGTGGAA
This genomic interval from Simkaniaceae bacterium contains the following:
- a CDS encoding HEAT repeat domain-containing protein: MAIYKTFCLTVLSSLSLLWSDIDPRHVLFLMSAGKVERAIEAYQNYHQETGLHDFEILEEIGRILIEQGCASKDLETGMISLYGAAISSLARVENFLEHAVRNPHPNVQLVALQLLSRMNNDAIDDLIAKGMSSEFLMIRLETLHHLTARRSKLALAHTDSLMRMLPHEFKVFFPDFFASLDSPEATSALKALIADRDLQVRLSALLSVAKYMRDDLLPDVKTALSHPNPAEREASALVVGFLNDSSSIEVLKELLDSPYEGVRLAALLSLFRLGDESMAIKIQEMAMTGNPFAIQMLSDLPLTEDLLYNLSQNEDPMIQLNAVMALLRKRDPRSLPSLMQFLIRDMSDIGFIPNFSLGRAFIAWRPVPSATQQAEKLQVDLPSITWNLKEEMLMQAMELPNSGFISLAKEIFDRGQQQLIPLVVRLLENIHTDEAITLLQYNANRIGSPLIRSYCLLGLYRLGNAGEYGEKFLSWINEQKGTELIRFRPIAPRTLDVEITSNYHLTPEENSALLVESFEAIARKHETLSIDCILNALKDGNIKNRPALGGLLLLAIH
- a CDS encoding Maf family protein → MIILGSKSQRRQEIFSFFSIPFQVAGSIFDERSVPFQGFARDYVETIAVEKGSALARDYPDSVILTADTAVFFGRDVLNKPSSFEEAYEMLTRLNGKKHEVVTGVAIRRGNEVHTASESTIVEFNQLNTEQIKAYIKHVDVLDKAGSYAIQGIGSLLIKNIDGCFYNVMGLPMNATRDLLVKMRIDIWQYIKPSA
- a CDS encoding class I SAM-dependent methyltransferase, with amino-acid sequence MKPHIELTHRLWKEHLKPNDTAIDATCGNGHDALALALLLPQGSLYCIDIQEDAIRSTRQRLANAPFEQKQPTIHFLHQSHEILPPCSPHLIVYNLGYLPGSDKQVKTQGNTTLQSVSKALELLNPGGIISITCYPGHEEGEEEERQLLHWSKNINSLFTVSYTKWPQKPKAPSVLFIHKHLISNSLK
- the infC gene encoding translation initiation factor IF-3; its protein translation is MRVNREIRAPKVRVIGSDGKQIGIISSMEAMRLAEEEGLDLVEISPNANPPVCKIVDYGKFRYQQTKKEKESKKSQHQIKVKEIKVKPNIDKHDLDIKLKHARDFIEKGYKVKVTCMFRGREVMFIDLGHKVVNYLVQHLQDVATPEGNAKMFGKSLLVILAPGAKKNYKQGSLNSDQG
- the rpmI gene encoding 50S ribosomal protein L35, which produces MKSCKAMKSRFKVTGTGKLVRHKQGRRHILTKKSSKHKRHLAAPDLVKSSHLDKYKMMMGVK
- the rplT gene encoding 50S ribosomal protein L20; its protein translation is MVRVTSSTARHRRRKRLLKKAKGFFGDRKNHLRLTKDAVMNAMAFNYIHRKQKKREFRSLWITRISVAAKIHGISYSKFMDGLKKAGCLIDRKMLSELAIHDPKGFAAVVNEAKAALV
- a CDS encoding 4'-phosphopantetheinyl transferase superfamily protein, with the translated sequence MTVYIYQINPLSHSLELFQNILSEKEWERASNYKFKRDRHRFIATRGSLRVLLSRELNVDPKRIEIFSNPFGKPEVKGMHFNVSYSHEKSLIAISSYGPIGIDIECCHPKVWSKSAEDFLFSDAEKSHSSILLENERKKYFLSVWTKKEAWVKAMGIGLTDHLNRLDTEDLQCEWTFHPLQLEDPYIAHLATTREEANVRCCNYCL
- a CDS encoding MBL fold metallo-hydrolase — translated: MCAAATTAYEMKLDVLYDNRSSDAKMREGFGFACYIEWQGRKILFDTGGNLEAYLDNLREKGIKLDEITDIFFSHKHWDHTAGFEEVLSRLKEGTKVILPAPFPKSFDKKIPRGLLVIRVDSSADHGSDIHSIVLKGGVCGLYEQALFLNRADKKGVIVVTGCAHPGIIRIIRAAQEKLGVPVYMVIGGFHLHHSWSSTSAAVVKQFKELGVEKVAPCHCAGVRAMSQFKEAYGEDYILTATGTEIVV